The Thermoanaerobaculales bacterium genome segment CGGCGCTGCGCGAGCTGCCGCCCGAGGAGAAGCGGGACTACGGCCGCGCCCTCAACGAGCTCAAGGCCGAGATCGAGGAGGCGCTGGCCGCCGCTCGAGGGGCGGTCGTTGACGCCACGACCGGTGCCGTCACGGTCACCGGCCTCAAGGCCACCGTTCGCGCCCCGGTCGACGTCACGCTGCCCGGCCGCCGCCCGCCGCGCGGCGCCGAGCACCCGGTCCAGCTGGTGCGGCGCCGGGTCGAGTCGATCTTCCTGCGCATGGGCTACGACGTCGAGGACGGGCCCGAGGTCGAGGACGACTGGCACAACTTCGAGGCCCTCAACATCCCGCCCGACCACCCCGCCCGCGACGACCAGGACACCTTCTACCTGCCGGGCGGGATGCTGCTGCGGACCCACACCTCGCCGGTCCAGGCGCGGGTCATGGAGCGGCGGCAGCCGCCGATCCGGATCATCGTGCCCGGCCGGGTCTACCGGCGCGACTCCGACCTGCGGCACTCGCCGATGTTCCACCAGGTCGAGGGGCTGCTGGTCGACGAGGGGATCACCTTCGGCCACCTCAAGGCGACGCTCGAGACCTTCCTGCGCGCGCTGTTCTCCGAGGAGGTGGCGGTGCGGCTGCGGCCCGGGTACTTCCCGTTCACGGAGCCCTCGGCCGAGGTCGACATCAGCTGCATCTTCTGCGGCCAGGCCGGGTGCGGCGTGTGCTCGCGATCGGGCTGGATCGAGATCCTGGGGGCGGGCATGGTCGACCCCCGGGTGTTCGAGGCGGTCGGCATCGACCCCGAGCGCTACACCGGCTTCGCCTTCGGGCTCGGGCTCGACCGGGTCGCGATGCTGGTCCACGGCATCCCCGACCTGCGCCAGATGTTCGAGGGCGACCAGCGCCTGACGAGGCAGTTCGCATGAAGTTCGACCTCGGCTGGCTGTGCGAGCTCATCGACCGGGCTCCGGATCCGGACACCGTCGCCGAGCGGCTGACCGCCTGCGGGTTTCTGGTCGAGCTGCGTGAACGGGCCGCCGACGGCGAGGTCTGGGAGATCGAGGTCACCACCAACCGGCCCGACGCCATGAGCCACCGCGGGCTGGCCCGCGAGCTCGCCGTCGCCACCGGCGCCGCCCTGCGACCGCTGACCGTGGAGCTGACCGAGGACGCGGAGCCGGCCGCTGCCGTCGCGGCGGTCGAGGTCGCCGAGCCCAAGCTGTGCTCGAGGTACGTGGCGAGGGTGGTGCGCGGGGTGGCCGCCGTCGCCTCGCCGGGCTGGCTCCAGCAGCGCCTCGAGCGCTGCGGGGTGCGGCCGATCAACGCCGCCGTCGACGTCACCAACTACGTGCTGCTCGCGCTCGGACAGCCGCTGCACGCCTTCGACCTGGCGCTCCTGTCCGGGCGCCGGATCGTGGTGCGCCGCGCCGCTCCCGGGGAGCGGCTGACCACCCTCGACGGCGAGGCGCGGGAGCTCGATCCGACGATGCTCGTGATCGCGGACGCCGAGCGGGCGGTGGCGCTGGCCGGCATCATGGGCGGCGCGGACTCCGAGATCTCCCCCGGCACGTCCGACCTGTTGATCGAGAGCGCCCACTTCGACCCGCTCACCGTGCGCCGCGCCGCCCGCCGGCTCGGCATGCACACCGAGGCCTCGCATCGCTTCGAGCGCGGCTGCGACCCGGAGATGGCCGCGACCGCGTGCGACGTCGCTGCGGCGATGATCGCCACGCTGTGCGGCGGCCGCGTCTGCCAGGGCCGGATCGACGTCGACGCGCGGCCTCGCACGCCGCGCACGATGACGTTCTCGGTGGCCGGGCTGGCGCGCTTCGCCGGCCTCGACATCGCGGGCGCGGACGTGCTGCGGATCCTGGACGGGCTCGGTTTCGCCCCCCGCGCGGACGGCGACCGGGTGGTGGTGACGGCGCCGTCGCACCGCGTCGACATCGACCGCGTCGCCGACCTCTACGAGGAGGTGATCCGCCACGTCGGCTACGGCGCGGTCCCGGCACGGATGCCGGTGCTGGCGACCTCGCCCGGCCACCGCCACCCCAACTGGGAGCTGGTGGACCGCTCACGCGACGCGGCGGTCGCGGTCGGGCTCGCCGAGGTCATGACCTTCGCCTTCATCGATCCCGAGGACGATGCCCTCGCCGGCGCGCTGCCGCTGCCGGGCGGGCCGCCGCTCCCGATCGCCAACCCGCTCGCCCGCACCCAGAGCGTGATGCGGCGGTCGCTGCTGCCGGGCCTGCTCGCCGGCGCCCGCGGCAACCTCAACCGGGGCGAGCGGGCGCTCGCGATCTTCGAGCATGGCAGGGTGTTCGCCGCGGGTGACGACGGGGCGCCGGTCGAGCGCGAGCGGCTGGCGCTCGCCCTGGCCGGCTTGCGCGACGGCGCCGGGGTGTCGTTCGCCGCGCTCAAGGGCGTGGTCGAGGAGCTGTCCGACCGGATCGGCCTGCCGCAGGTCGAGTGGCGGCGCGGCGGCGCCCCGTGGCTCGACGAGGCGGAGGGCGCGGTGCTGGCCGTCGGCGACGCCGTCATCGGCCTTGCCGGGCTGCTGGCCGCCGGCCCGGCCGCCCGCTGGGAGCTCCGGCAGCCGGTCTACGCCGCCGAGCTGGATCTCGGGGCCGCCACCGGGCACAAGCCGCCGGTTCGCTTCCAGCCGGTGCCGCGGTTCCCGTCGGTGGTGGCGGACATGACCGTCGAGCATCCGACCAGCCTCCCCTTCGCGGCGCTCGTCGGCACGGTGCGGGAGCTCGCGACCGGGCTCGTCGAGACGGTCGAGCTGCAGGCCAGGTTCAGCGGCGGCGCGCTGCCGGAGGACCGGGTGCGGACGACCCTGCGGCTGGTCTACCGCCACCCCGAGCGGTCGCTGACCCAGGACGAGGTCAACGCCGCCCAGGCCGAGCTCAAGGCGCGGCTCGCCGCGCGACACGAGGTGAGCTTTGCGTGATGACCACTCCGCCGGAGGAGCTGCCATGTCCCTGGATTCGGTGCTGAAGAAGCTGGAGTCGAGGATCGAGGAGTTCGTGGAGGCCCACCACCAGGCGACGGCGCGGATCGCCGGGCTCGAGGGCCGGATCAAGGAGCTCGAGGCGCAGCTCGGCGGCAGCGGCGAGCTCGAGGCCAAGGTCGCCAAGCTCGAGGCCCAGCGCGGGGAGCTCGCCGACCGCCTCGGCAGGGTCCTGGGGACGCTGGACAAGGCGCTCGCCTCGGCTGACTGAGCCCGCTCCCCGGATCGCCGCCGCAGCGGCGATCCGGTCGTTCCCGTTCCCGCTCCCGTACCCGTTCCCGGACGGTCGGCGGCATTGCCAGGTCGGCGCTGTCGGCCGGGCCGCAGCATTGCCAGACGGTGTTTCGAGGGTCGCTTTCGGGAACGGGAACGGGTACGGGAACGGGAACGGGAGCGGGAACGAAAGAGGCCCCTCTGGGGCCTCAAACGTCGCCCCTTGATGCTGTATACTTGGACGTGGAAAGGAGCATCGATGACGACCGTTCGGGCCACAGTCGAAATCTTCGGACAGCGACTCGGCCTGCGGGCGGACGGGGACTCGGCGCGTCTCGAGGAGCTGGCGCGCTTCGTGGACACCCGGATGCGCGAGGTCGCCGAGCGAAGCTCCAGCGTGGACACGGTCAAGATCGCGGTCTTGACCGCACTCAACATCGCGGACGAGCTGTTTCACGAGCGTGAAACGGATCAGGATGTCCGGCAAGAGCGGTTGGAAGAGCAAGCAGAAAGGCTCGTTACGAAGCTCGAACAGGCCATGAGAACCGGGGAGGCCCGGGAATGAACACTGGACTCGGAGGTCCCTGCGCGGTTAGTGATGAGTGAAACTATCGTTGAACCAACACC includes the following:
- a CDS encoding cell division protein ZapA, whose translation is MTTVRATVEIFGQRLGLRADGDSARLEELARFVDTRMREVAERSSSVDTVKIAVLTALNIADELFHERETDQDVRQERLEEQAERLVTKLEQAMRTGEARE
- the pheT gene encoding phenylalanine--tRNA ligase subunit beta; translation: MKFDLGWLCELIDRAPDPDTVAERLTACGFLVELRERAADGEVWEIEVTTNRPDAMSHRGLARELAVATGAALRPLTVELTEDAEPAAAVAAVEVAEPKLCSRYVARVVRGVAAVASPGWLQQRLERCGVRPINAAVDVTNYVLLALGQPLHAFDLALLSGRRIVVRRAAPGERLTTLDGEARELDPTMLVIADAERAVALAGIMGGADSEISPGTSDLLIESAHFDPLTVRRAARRLGMHTEASHRFERGCDPEMAATACDVAAAMIATLCGGRVCQGRIDVDARPRTPRTMTFSVAGLARFAGLDIAGADVLRILDGLGFAPRADGDRVVVTAPSHRVDIDRVADLYEEVIRHVGYGAVPARMPVLATSPGHRHPNWELVDRSRDAAVAVGLAEVMTFAFIDPEDDALAGALPLPGGPPLPIANPLARTQSVMRRSLLPGLLAGARGNLNRGERALAIFEHGRVFAAGDDGAPVERERLALALAGLRDGAGVSFAALKGVVEELSDRIGLPQVEWRRGGAPWLDEAEGAVLAVGDAVIGLAGLLAAGPAARWELRQPVYAAELDLGAATGHKPPVRFQPVPRFPSVVADMTVEHPTSLPFAALVGTVRELATGLVETVELQARFSGGALPEDRVRTTLRLVYRHPERSLTQDEVNAAQAELKARLAARHEVSFA
- the pheS gene encoding phenylalanine--tRNA ligase subunit alpha, coding for MSIARLDQARADFRAALAAAGRDPEALERVRVAFAGQRSGLLRDLAAALRELPPEEKRDYGRALNELKAEIEEALAAARGAVVDATTGAVTVTGLKATVRAPVDVTLPGRRPPRGAEHPVQLVRRRVESIFLRMGYDVEDGPEVEDDWHNFEALNIPPDHPARDDQDTFYLPGGMLLRTHTSPVQARVMERRQPPIRIIVPGRVYRRDSDLRHSPMFHQVEGLLVDEGITFGHLKATLETFLRALFSEEVAVRLRPGYFPFTEPSAEVDISCIFCGQAGCGVCSRSGWIEILGAGMVDPRVFEAVGIDPERYTGFAFGLGLDRVAMLVHGIPDLRQMFEGDQRLTRQFA